A genomic stretch from Mesomycoplasma neurolyticum includes:
- a CDS encoding Cof-type HAD-IIB family hydrolase, whose protein sequence is MKKSKKTQYLFALDLDGTVLSNSATGEIHPETIEAIKLAKEQGHIVCIVTGRPWRSSKPIYDLLELDTVIGNYNGAHIHNPKDDFFIPRIKYLNLNEMLYILGDKKVKKEISNIAIEGPGWVQLKKRDADIEKVFGFNQLPKFKVGINLNKIPLKPTGIIFDVKETTDVYELKTYLESKYGDLGEFSSWSKGEGLTPVFDITSVGVNKAKVISLLMRYYHIDREYTISIGDGFNDVTMFSVTNIAVAMENSDPRVKRTATVVLKKSNKDGGVGYYIKKFLKSPEKEMKKSIKIRYSRDNKEASIT, encoded by the coding sequence ATGAAAAAAAGTAAAAAAACACAATATTTATTTGCATTGGATTTAGATGGAACAGTTTTATCTAATTCAGCAACTGGTGAAATTCATCCTGAAACTATTGAAGCAATTAAATTAGCAAAAGAACAAGGACATATTGTTTGTATAGTTACAGGTCGTCCATGAAGAAGTAGCAAGCCTATTTATGATTTATTAGAACTTGATACTGTCATTGGAAATTACAATGGTGCTCATATTCACAATCCTAAAGATGATTTTTTTATTCCTAGAATTAAATATTTAAATTTAAATGAAATGCTTTACATTTTAGGTGATAAAAAAGTTAAAAAAGAAATTTCAAACATTGCCATTGAAGGCCCTGGTTGAGTTCAACTTAAAAAAAGAGATGCTGATATTGAAAAAGTTTTTGGTTTCAATCAGTTACCTAAATTTAAAGTTGGTATAAATTTAAACAAAATTCCTTTAAAACCTACAGGGATTATTTTTGATGTTAAAGAAACAACTGATGTTTATGAGCTTAAAACATACTTAGAATCAAAATATGGTGATTTAGGTGAATTTTCTTCATGATCAAAAGGTGAAGGTTTAACACCTGTTTTTGATATTACTTCAGTAGGTGTCAATAAAGCGAAAGTTATTTCATTATTAATGAGATATTACCATATTGATAGAGAATATACAATTAGTATTGGCGATGGTTTCAATGATGTTACAATGTTTTCAGTTACAAATATTGCTGTTGCTATGGAGAATAGTGATCCAAGAGTCAAAAGAACAGCTACAGTAGTTTTGAAAAAAAGTAACAAAGATGGTGGAGTTGGTTATTATATTAAGAAATTTCTTAAATCACCAGAAAAAGAAATGAAAAAAAGTATAAAAATTAGATATTCAAGAGACAATAAAGAAGCTTCTATTACATAA
- a CDS encoding ribonuclease HIII, producing the protein MISNIDINNIIGCDETGVGDYFSPIVFSCVWIDKTQKHKLENIGITDSKKLTKNKIQELSTIIKENCLSITISINQDVYNRMITEKWNANEIKMIAYLEAFEKFFSVNHELISNLKPTILVDQFSTIKSIEKYIKKIIDNKIVPLNYFNDFSLLNFETKAEIKYLSVACASILARQTLNMLMDKQNKKWNMIFPYGAWNDLILNFTKKFVAKHGKKSLNYVAKVHFKNTKKI; encoded by the coding sequence ATGATTTCGAATATTGATATAAACAACATAATCGGTTGCGATGAAACAGGGGTTGGTGATTATTTTTCTCCAATTGTTTTTTCATGTGTTTGAATTGATAAAACTCAAAAACACAAATTAGAAAATATAGGAATTACCGATTCAAAAAAATTAACTAAAAATAAAATTCAAGAATTATCTACAATTATTAAAGAAAACTGTTTATCAATAACTATTTCTATAAATCAAGATGTTTATAACCGAATGATTACTGAAAAATGAAATGCAAATGAAATTAAAATGATTGCATACTTAGAAGCTTTTGAAAAATTTTTTAGCGTCAATCATGAGCTTATATCAAATTTAAAACCTACTATTTTAGTTGATCAATTTTCAACTATAAAAAGTATTGAAAAATACATTAAAAAAATAATAGATAATAAAATTGTTCCTTTGAATTATTTTAATGATTTTTCACTTTTGAATTTTGAAACAAAAGCAGAAATTAAATATTTATCTGTTGCTTGTGCTTCAATTTTAGCAAGACAAACTCTTAATATGCTTATGGATAAACAAAATAAAAAATGAAACATGATTTTTCCTTATGGAGCATGAAATGATTTAATTTTAAATTTTACTAAAAAATTTGTTGCAAAACATGGTAAAAAATCTCTCAACTATGTTGCTAAAGTACATTTCAAAAATACTAAAAAAATTTAG
- the frr gene encoding ribosome recycling factor, whose protein sequence is MELELYLLEIEEKSIKVFNHFERELAKISTGRANPQLVSYIKVNYYETMTPIEQLASISIPQATQILIKPFDQNIVKDIYSTIISQNWSVQTVNEGTQVRLTFPPLTTERRRELVKSLSKVIEEAKIGIRSIRQEINKEIKKDDELTEDQEKKYLEKIQEVVNKKIEEINLIAEKKEKDLMTN, encoded by the coding sequence ATGGAATTAGAGTTATATTTATTGGAAATAGAAGAAAAATCAATTAAAGTTTTTAACCATTTTGAAAGAGAATTAGCTAAAATTTCTACTGGTAGAGCTAATCCTCAATTAGTTTCATACATAAAAGTTAATTATTATGAAACAATGACACCAATTGAACAACTTGCATCAATTTCAATACCACAAGCAACACAAATTTTAATAAAACCTTTTGATCAAAATATTGTTAAAGATATTTATTCAACAATCATTTCTCAAAATTGATCAGTCCAAACTGTTAATGAAGGAACACAAGTAAGATTGACATTTCCACCACTAACAACAGAAAGAAGAAGAGAATTGGTTAAGAGTTTATCAAAGGTTATTGAGGAAGCTAAAATTGGTATTAGATCAATTAGACAAGAAATTAATAAAGAAATAAAAAAAGACGATGAATTAACAGAAGACCAAGAAAAAAAATATTTAGAAAAAATTCAAGAAGTTGTTAATAAAAAAATTGAAGAAATTAATTTAATAGCAGAAAAAAAAGAAAAAGATTTGATGACTAACTAA
- a CDS encoding phosphatidate cytidylyltransferase, which yields MVIKTHSNIFKRLLIVFVIFAIFLPIFFLTLLGKVGNIIFSILCIILTFYALFEILQHFHKNKILTTIFCFLSILFFIKRNNIFSFSQEILLHKNNETEKIKKYIEYLKFDWEEFLCIALLILVVTIIYFIKEKKTKNIFLKKLVFLNFIVIFIPVVAEVIILTNIYNVYLSLALIFISAFADSAGYFGGKLLGNKIIKRKLAPKISPKKTWEGFVFAYLFSFIFGFCIFYFSPFLNTFSNKILISLVFSLILPLASIFGDLFFSLIKRFLKIKDFSKIFKNHGGFMDRFDSTFFVFFIVFILFIIFSLMLL from the coding sequence ATGGTTATTAAAACTCATTCCAATATTTTTAAAAGATTATTAATTGTTTTTGTAATATTTGCAATATTTTTACCTATTTTTTTTCTTACTTTACTTGGTAAAGTAGGAAACATTATTTTTTCTATTTTGTGTATTATATTAACTTTTTATGCATTATTTGAAATTTTGCAACATTTTCACAAAAACAAAATATTAACTACTATTTTTTGTTTTTTATCTATATTATTCTTTATCAAAAGAAATAATATTTTTAGTTTTTCACAAGAAATTCTTCTTCATAAAAATAATGAAACTGAAAAAATAAAAAAATATATTGAATATTTAAAATTTGATTGAGAAGAATTTTTATGTATAGCATTGTTAATTTTAGTTGTTACAATAATATATTTTATTAAAGAAAAGAAAACAAAAAACATTTTTTTAAAAAAACTTGTATTTTTAAATTTTATAGTTATTTTTATTCCTGTTGTAGCTGAAGTTATAATTTTAACAAATATCTACAACGTATATTTATCATTAGCATTAATCTTTATATCTGCTTTTGCAGATTCAGCAGGGTATTTTGGTGGCAAATTATTAGGTAATAAAATAATTAAACGGAAATTAGCGCCCAAAATATCACCTAAGAAAACATGGGAAGGATTTGTTTTTGCATATTTATTTTCATTTATTTTTGGATTTTGTATTTTTTATTTCTCCCCATTTTTAAACACATTTTCAAATAAAATATTAATAAGTTTAGTTTTTTCATTAATTTTACCCCTTGCATCTATTTTTGGTGATTTATTTTTTTCTTTAATTAAGCGTTTCTTAAAAATTAAAGATTTTTCAAAAATATTCAAAAATCACGGGGGATTTATGGATCGTTTTGATTCAACATTTTTTGTATTTTTTATTGTTTTTATTTTATTTATTATTTTTAGTTTAATGTTGTTGTAA